In Syntrophales bacterium, one genomic interval encodes:
- a CDS encoding bifunctional oligoribonuclease/PAP phosphatase NrnA, which translates to MVLRIIDIINSCQVFLITSHVRLDGDALGSELALYHMLRYMKREAVVYNQDKTPQNYRFLPGSDAIVHQLPPVEKFEAAFVLDCSELERVGEEANKIRQIKRIIAIDHHISRGGFCEIAYIDHQASSTGELLYRLAEQMSLELTAEMATNLYAAIMTDTGGFRYGSTRHSTLIAAGNLLEKGANPQWIAENIYESKPLAKIKLLKKVLETLTFDSDGKIGSMVVLQKTIESVRALPEHTEGFVDIPRSIEGVEISILYNELSENYFKISFRSKGKINVERIARAFGGGGHTNASGCEVEGDIETIRHRVRDVIKACVK; encoded by the coding sequence ATGGTTCTCAGGATCATTGATATTATCAATAGTTGCCAGGTTTTCCTTATCACCTCTCATGTAAGACTCGATGGTGACGCCCTGGGTTCGGAATTGGCCTTGTACCATATGCTTCGTTATATGAAAAGGGAGGCTGTTGTTTACAATCAGGATAAAACCCCTCAAAATTATCGTTTTCTTCCCGGCAGCGATGCTATAGTCCACCAACTTCCACCGGTGGAAAAATTTGAAGCTGCCTTTGTCCTGGATTGCAGTGAGCTGGAACGTGTGGGGGAGGAGGCAAACAAGATAAGACAGATAAAGCGGATCATCGCCATTGATCATCACATTTCCCGGGGAGGTTTCTGTGAGATTGCCTATATTGATCATCAGGCGAGTTCCACGGGAGAGCTGCTTTACCGGCTTGCAGAGCAGATGTCCCTCGAACTGACAGCGGAGATGGCAACCAATCTGTACGCTGCCATTATGACGGATACGGGAGGATTTCGCTACGGAAGCACAAGGCATAGTACCTTGATAGCAGCGGGAAATTTGCTAGAAAAAGGTGCCAATCCACAGTGGATAGCGGAGAACATTTACGAAAGCAAACCGCTAGCTAAAATTAAGCTCTTGAAGAAAGTGCTTGAGACCCTGACTTTTGATAGTGACGGAAAGATCGGCTCCATGGTAGTTTTACAGAAGACCATCGAATCTGTTAGGGCATTGCCGGAGCATACCGAAGGTTTTGTAGATATACCCCGTTCCATCGAGGGAGTGGAAATTTCCATCCTTTACAATGAATTGTCGGAAAATTACTTCAAGATAAGTTTCCGATCAAAAGGGAAAATCAATGTAGAACGGATTGCCAGGGCATTTGGAGGGGGAGGACACACTAATGCTTCGGGTTGTGAGGTTGAAGGGGATATTGAAACGATCAGACATCGTGTACGGGATGTGATCAAGGCTTGTGTTAAGTGA
- the nusA gene encoding transcription termination factor NusA → MVPELKRLIEQMGKDRGIDKTIIIDALEAAMLTAARKKLGPHVDIEAHYNEDSGEIELFQFKTVVEKILDPDVQVSLEEARRKFDEGAEPGDSLGTKIEANTFGRIAVQTAKQIIIQRVKDAERDIIYEEYKDRKGELVNGFVQRFEGGSIIVNLGRAEGVIPPAEQVYREMYKRGERIRTYICDVKKSSKGPQIILSRTHPNFIKALFEIEVPEISEGFIEVVNIAREPGKRTKISVRTKDKDIDPVGACVGMRGSRVQSVVQELRGEKIDIVPYSDDQATYVCSALSPAKVNRVLMDEEMRSMEVIVPDDQLSLAIGKNGQNVRLAAKLTRWKIDVKSESMATRQDEEGYKSLMKIPGIGRVTAERLYGEGLKSVATIAAADPEMLSSIPGVGEKTASRWIKEAGKIINEEIVTIQVDRLKTEGC, encoded by the coding sequence ATGGTGCCAGAGCTTAAACGTCTGATTGAACAGATGGGTAAGGACAGGGGTATTGATAAAACTATCATCATAGATGCCCTGGAGGCTGCCATGTTAACAGCGGCACGAAAAAAACTGGGGCCCCATGTGGACATCGAAGCCCATTACAACGAAGACTCCGGGGAAATCGAGCTCTTCCAGTTTAAAACCGTAGTGGAAAAGATTTTGGATCCCGACGTTCAGGTATCCCTTGAAGAGGCAAGAAGAAAATTTGATGAAGGAGCAGAACCCGGAGACAGTCTCGGTACGAAGATAGAAGCGAACACCTTTGGCAGGATCGCTGTCCAAACGGCCAAGCAGATTATCATTCAGAGGGTGAAAGATGCGGAGCGAGACATCATTTACGAAGAGTACAAGGATAGAAAAGGTGAGCTGGTTAACGGTTTCGTTCAGAGATTTGAGGGGGGGAGTATTATCGTTAATCTTGGACGTGCAGAAGGGGTGATCCCCCCGGCCGAGCAGGTCTACAGAGAGATGTACAAGCGGGGAGAGCGTATCCGGACCTATATATGTGATGTTAAGAAGTCATCAAAAGGTCCCCAGATCATCCTTTCGAGGACCCATCCTAATTTTATCAAGGCCCTCTTTGAAATTGAAGTTCCCGAAATCTCTGAGGGATTTATTGAAGTAGTGAACATTGCAAGGGAACCGGGTAAAAGGACCAAGATTTCTGTGAGAACTAAAGACAAGGATATAGATCCGGTTGGCGCCTGCGTTGGTATGAGAGGGAGCCGTGTACAGAGTGTCGTCCAGGAATTGAGAGGGGAAAAGATCGATATTGTCCCCTATTCTGATGATCAGGCCACGTATGTATGCAGCGCCCTGTCTCCGGCCAAGGTTAACAGGGTCCTTATGGATGAGGAAATGCGTTCCATGGAAGTTATTGTTCCCGATGATCAACTGTCTCTGGCCATAGGGAAAAATGGGCAGAATGTCAGGTTAGCTGCTAAACTAACAAGATGGAAGATTGACGTCAAGAGTGAATCTATGGCAACAAGACAGGACGAAGAGGGGTACAAGTCCCTCATGAAAATACCAGGTATTGGCCGGGTGACGGCAGAGCGTCTCTACGGAGAAGGATTAAAGAGTGTCGCCACGATCGCTGCGGCTGATCCTGAGATGTTGTCTTCGATTCCTGGTGTGGGTGAGAAAACCGCCTCGCGCTGGATAAAGGAGGCAGGCAAGATAATTAATGAGGAGATTGTGACTATTCAGGTGGATAGACTGAAGACTGAAGGTTGTTAG
- the rbfA gene encoding 30S ribosome-binding factor RbfA gives MMNFKRASRVAELIKVEISDILLKRVKDPRIGPITITGVKLTDDLRLARVFFVEMGKDTCSDETRAGLQKATGFLKMELGKRLQLRHIPEISFVYDESFAYGSRIEKLLAEI, from the coding sequence ATGATGAACTTTAAAAGGGCAAGCCGGGTAGCCGAGCTTATCAAAGTGGAGATTTCAGATATCCTGCTAAAGCGTGTCAAGGACCCACGTATTGGGCCAATTACTATCACAGGTGTAAAATTGACCGATGATCTCCGCCTGGCAAGGGTATTCTTTGTTGAGATGGGAAAAGATACATGCTCTGATGAAACCAGAGCAGGCCTCCAGAAGGCAACAGGTTTTTTGAAAATGGAGCTGGGGAAGAGATTACAATTGCGGCACATACCGGAGATCAGCTTCGTGTATGATGAATCATTTGCCTATGGAAGTCGTATAGAAAAGCTTTTAGCAGAAATATAA
- the infB gene encoding translation initiation factor IF-2: MSKKRVYELARELGLDNRELISRLERLGIAVKAHSSTIEDSDVQRIRRELLSGEPLEMVEERIKSSVIRRRAVRPHIEEVKPEAVEEGVPAPPEEEKWETPPEEVTRMEVVTEKEVEVREKPMPAWQAVESKPEEVVSEAKPTSSSASMPVSVKDKRELPVRPEKKSALSVRMPKKARAEIKKETPERLKLAVVKEVLPPEEEKPAKREGEKPKKEWKKPVEVLIKEQLPIRKKVFVKKIVGKRDRYLEKETEEERIAKWREEKKVAAVKMKKTVITVPKAIKRRIKVGEAISIGDLARKMAVKVTEVIRKLIPIGMMVTINQSIDRDVATIVASEFGYQVEPIVAEYDESMRKVAIPRGNLKPRAPVVTIMGHVDHGKTSLLDVIRQTNVIDGEAGGITQAIGAYHVHIKDRDIVFLDTPGHEAFTAMRARGAQVTDIVVLVIAADDGVMDQTIEAINHSKVAGVPIVVAINKIDKPDADPGKIKQALTEYDLVPEEWGGNTIFCEVSAKKKTGIEELLEMILLQADVMELKADPDRPARGVVIEAKLDRGRGPVATVLIQEGTLREGDAFVSKTEAGRVRAMINDQGQRIKEALPSMPVEVIGFSGVPHVGAEFVCVEDEKKARSIGEYWLRKERERELSTSAKITLEQLYQRIKEGSKEFNVIIKCDVQGSIEALTEALNKLSTADVKLKIIHSSTGTITETDVMLASASNAIILGFNVRPTSRVIELAEAEGVEIKLYDIIYNVIADVKAAMEGLLEPLYREVVQGRAEVRKLFKIPKVGTIAGSYVTDGKITRKSNLKLVRDGVTIYDGKLLSLKRFDEDVKEVQSGFECGIGVDGFNDIRAGDTIDAYVSEKVERKL; this comes from the coding sequence ATGTCTAAGAAGAGAGTTTACGAGTTAGCCAGAGAACTGGGCCTTGACAACAGGGAACTTATCTCTCGTCTGGAAAGACTCGGTATTGCTGTGAAGGCGCACTCAAGTACCATTGAAGACTCTGACGTACAGAGGATCAGGAGGGAATTGCTATCCGGTGAACCTCTTGAGATGGTTGAAGAAAGAATAAAATCCAGCGTGATCAGAAGAAGAGCCGTTCGCCCCCATATCGAGGAGGTAAAACCGGAGGCAGTTGAGGAAGGTGTTCCTGCCCCGCCCGAAGAAGAGAAATGGGAAACACCCCCGGAAGAAGTCACCCGGATGGAAGTAGTTACAGAGAAAGAAGTGGAGGTTCGGGAGAAACCGATGCCAGCCTGGCAAGCAGTGGAGAGTAAACCGGAAGAAGTGGTTAGCGAAGCAAAACCCACCTCCTCTTCTGCCTCCATGCCGGTATCTGTGAAGGATAAGAGGGAGCTGCCTGTAAGGCCTGAGAAGAAAAGTGCCTTATCTGTTCGAATGCCGAAGAAGGCCAGGGCGGAAATTAAAAAAGAAACTCCGGAAAGGCTGAAGCTTGCGGTCGTTAAGGAGGTCCTTCCTCCTGAAGAGGAGAAACCGGCGAAAAGGGAAGGGGAAAAACCGAAGAAAGAGTGGAAAAAGCCAGTAGAAGTATTAATAAAAGAGCAGCTACCAATACGGAAAAAGGTCTTTGTTAAGAAGATTGTAGGTAAAAGGGACAGGTACCTGGAAAAAGAGACGGAAGAGGAAAGAATTGCGAAGTGGAGGGAAGAAAAAAAGGTAGCTGCCGTCAAAATGAAAAAGACGGTTATTACCGTACCCAAAGCGATTAAGAGAAGGATAAAGGTGGGCGAGGCGATAAGCATTGGTGACCTTGCCAGAAAGATGGCGGTTAAGGTAACTGAGGTGATCCGCAAATTGATTCCCATCGGTATGATGGTAACTATTAACCAGTCTATTGATCGTGATGTCGCTACTATCGTTGCCAGTGAATTTGGATATCAGGTAGAACCTATCGTTGCCGAATATGATGAATCCATGCGAAAAGTAGCTATACCCCGGGGAAATCTCAAACCAAGGGCACCGGTTGTCACTATCATGGGACATGTTGACCATGGCAAGACATCCCTTCTCGATGTCATCAGACAGACTAATGTAATTGACGGTGAGGCAGGCGGCATTACCCAGGCTATCGGGGCCTATCATGTACATATCAAAGACAGGGACATCGTCTTTCTCGATACCCCCGGTCACGAAGCCTTCACGGCTATGCGGGCCCGAGGGGCTCAGGTCACAGACATTGTTGTTCTTGTCATTGCCGCCGATGACGGGGTTATGGACCAGACCATTGAGGCTATCAACCACTCAAAGGTAGCCGGTGTTCCCATCGTTGTGGCGATCAACAAGATTGATAAACCGGATGCCGATCCGGGAAAAATCAAGCAAGCGTTGACCGAATATGATCTTGTGCCCGAGGAATGGGGTGGTAACACCATATTCTGTGAGGTATCTGCAAAGAAGAAAACAGGTATCGAGGAACTTCTCGAGATGATTCTTCTTCAAGCGGACGTTATGGAGTTAAAAGCTGATCCCGATCGGCCTGCCCGTGGCGTAGTTATTGAAGCAAAGCTTGATCGGGGGCGTGGACCGGTGGCAACGGTTTTGATTCAGGAAGGTACCTTAAGAGAGGGAGATGCCTTTGTTTCCAAGACAGAGGCTGGCAGAGTCCGGGCCATGATCAACGACCAGGGACAACGGATCAAAGAGGCGCTACCATCAATGCCTGTGGAGGTTATTGGATTTTCAGGGGTTCCTCATGTGGGTGCTGAATTCGTCTGTGTGGAAGACGAGAAGAAAGCACGCAGTATCGGAGAGTACTGGCTCAGAAAAGAACGGGAACGAGAACTTTCCACTTCTGCAAAGATTACCCTCGAACAACTGTATCAGAGAATTAAAGAAGGGAGCAAGGAATTCAATGTCATTATCAAATGTGACGTACAGGGGTCAATTGAGGCCCTGACTGAGGCCCTGAACAAACTGAGCACGGCGGATGTGAAATTGAAAATTATCCACAGTTCAACAGGCACCATTACAGAAACAGACGTAATGCTGGCCTCGGCATCAAATGCAATCATTCTCGGTTTTAATGTCAGACCCACCAGCAGGGTGATAGAGTTGGCGGAGGCGGAAGGTGTTGAAATCAAGCTCTACGATATTATATATAATGTAATTGCCGATGTGAAGGCCGCCATGGAAGGTCTTCTTGAACCCCTTTACAGAGAGGTGGTCCAGGGCCGCGCTGAAGTCAGAAAACTATTCAAAATACCTAAGGTAGGAACCATTGCCGGCAGTTATGTAACGGATGGGAAGATTACAAGAAAGTCCAATCTCAAGCTGGTGAGAGACGGTGTGACGATTTACGATGGCAAACTGCTCTCCCTTAAACGGTTTGATGAAGATGTAAAAGAAGTGCAATCGGGGTTCGAATGTGGTATCGGGGTAGACGGCTTTAATGATATCAGAGCGGGGGATACCATTGATGCCTATGTTAGCGAAAAAGTAGAGAGGAAATTATAA
- a CDS encoding DUF503 domain-containing protein, with amino-acid sequence MVVGYGIVDLWINESRSLKEKRGGLSRILKRTQNTFNISIAEIGDNDHWKRAKIGFSVVGNDRSYINGKIDHVLRFIDSLQLAEVVNTKIEIASFSEATDSCDYLADKY; translated from the coding sequence ATGGTCGTCGGATATGGAATCGTGGATTTGTGGATTAATGAAAGCAGATCCCTGAAGGAAAAAAGGGGGGGACTGAGCAGAATATTAAAGCGAACGCAAAATACATTCAATATTTCTATTGCTGAAATCGGTGATAATGATCACTGGAAGCGGGCGAAAATCGGTTTCAGCGTGGTAGGCAACGACAGAAGTTACATCAATGGGAAAATAGACCATGTCTTGAGATTTATAGACAGCCTCCAGCTTGCCGAGGTGGTAAATACAAAGATTGAAATTGCCAGCTTTTCCGAGGCGACAGATTCGTGTGATTATCTGGCAGATAAGTATTAG